In a genomic window of Rhinoderma darwinii isolate aRhiDar2 chromosome 10, aRhiDar2.hap1, whole genome shotgun sequence:
- the FAM118B gene encoding protein FAM118B isoform X1 — protein MPVSSTSCIRPDFVSSRKLLPSLKTKKPQELVLVIGTGISSAVAPQVPALKSWKGLIQALLDAANDFDLLEEEESKKFQKCLHEDKNLIHVAHDLIQKLSPRTSNVRSTFFKDCLYEVFDDLESKMEDSGKQLLQSVLQLMENGALVLTTNFDNLLEIYAVHQEKQLESIDLTDEKKVLEWAQEKKKLSVLHIHGVYTNPSGIVLHPAGYQNVLRNTEVMREIQKLYETKSFLFLGCGRTVDDTTFQALFLEAVKHKSDLEHFMLVRREDVDEFKKLRENMLDKGIKVISYGTEYSDLPEYFERLANEISAKERTGQSHGPELSCEAEEESSESRGQILPFSLEVPENSTLDRSTQTEREHVNLLPALPMMPQSIDPPRTNCRWKSSPQPPPPSDSRTIRTMEEQLRSFTTAQEGLRKGIMTKVNVLHLDLCQLAMGVNRNSAVFKKILKVETERNHLLAHMNTNISKLAASLHLLAIQQSANQQELRALFDQQTAAHKETTAGRPHSPSSVTLSPPPSQYRYSMRARTAPALNYSSDLRLRPAKRGRK, from the exons ATGCCAGTCAGCAGTACTAGTTGTATTAGGCCGGATTTTGTGTCTTCCAGAAAACTCTTACCGAGCCTGAAAACTAAGAAACCTCAAGAACTGGTGCTGGTGATCGGAACCGGGATCAGTTCGGCAGTAGCACCACAAGTCCCAGCGCTGAAATCTTGGAAGGGGTTAATCCAGGCCCTGCTCGATGCTGCCAACGACTTTGACCTCCTAGAAGAGGAAGAAAGCAAAAAATTTCAGAAGTGTCTCCATGAAGACAAGAACCTGATCCACGTGGCGCACGACCTCATCCAGAAGCTGTCGCCG CGCACCAGTAATGTTCGCTCCACCTTCTTCAAGGACTGTCTGTATGAAGTGTTTGATGACCTGGAGTCCAAGATGGAGGATTCGGGGAAGCAGCTGTTACAGTCCGTGCTGCAGCTGATGGAGAACGGCGCTCTGGTCCTGACAACCAACTTCGACAACCTGCTGGAGATCTACGCGGTTCATCAGGAAAAACAGCTGGAATCCATAGACCTCACCGACGAGAAGAAG GTCCTTGAATGGGCCCAGGAAAAGAAGAAGCTGAGCGTCCTGCACATCCACGGAGTCTACACCAACCCCAGCGGCATCGTCCTCCACCCGGCCGGATACCAGAACGTTCTCAGGAACACGGAGGTCATG CGGGAGATTCAGAAGCTTTACGAAACCAAGTCCTTCCTTTTCCTGGGCTGCGGCCGCACGGTGGACGACACGACGTTCCAGGCCTTGTTCTTGGAGGCGGTGAAACACAAGTCGGACTTGGAACACTTCATGCTGGTTCGTAGGGAAGATGTGGACGAATTCAAGAAGCTGCGGGAGAACATGCTGGACAAGGGGATTAAGGTCATCTCTTATGGCACGGAGTACTCCGATCTACCCGAATACTTCGAGAGACTGGCAAACGAAATCTCCGCAAAGGAACGCACAG GGCAATCACATGGTCCAGAGTTAAGCTGCGAGGCGGAGGAGGAATCTAGTGAATCCCGgggccagattctgccgttttcccTTGAGGTCCCGGAGAACTCTACATTGGACAGGTCTACACAGACGGAGCGAGAACATGTCAACCTGCTGCCCGCATTACCCATGATGCCTCAGTCCATCGATCCACCGCGGACCAACTGTCGCTGGAAATCCTCTCCGCAGCCGCCACCTCCGAGCGACAGCCGGACTATACGGACGATGGAGGAGCAGCTGAGGAGCTTCACAACCGCGCAGGAAGGGTTACGGAAGGGAATAATGACCAAAGTGAACGTGTTACACCTAGACTTGTGCCAGCTCGCCATGGGCGTTAACCGGAACAGCGCCGTGTTTAAGAAAATCTTAAAGGTGGAGACGGAGAGAAACCATCTGCTCGCTCACATGAACACCAACATCAGCAAACTCGCTGCAAGCTTACACCTACTGGCGATCCAGCAGAGCGCCAACCAGCAGGAGCTCCGAGCCTTGTTTGACCAGCAGACGGCAGCACATAAGGAAACGACCGCCGGACGGCCACATTCACCCTCATCCGTCACGTTATCCCCTCCTCCCTCCCAGTACCGCTACTCCATGCGAGCCAGAACAGCACCGGCTTTAAACTACAGCTCAGACCTGAGGCTGCGGCCTGCAAAGAGAGGGCGGAAATAA
- the FAM118B gene encoding protein FAM118B isoform X2 translates to MPVSSTSCIRPDFVSSRKLLPSLKTKKPQELVLVIGTGISSAVAPQVPALKSWKGLIQALLDAANDFDLLEEEESKKFQKCLHEDKNLIHVAHDLIQKLSPRTSNVRSTFFKDCLYEVFDDLESKMEDSGKQLLQSVLQLMENGALVLTTNFDNLLEIYAVHQEKQLESIDLTDEKKVLEWAQEKKKLSVLHIHGVYTNPSGIVLHPAGYQNVLRNTEVMREIQKLYETKSFLFLGCGRTVDDTTFQALFLEAVKHKSDLEHFMLVRREDVDEFKKLRENMLDKGIKVISYGTEYSDLPEYFERLANEISAKERTGNST, encoded by the exons ATGCCAGTCAGCAGTACTAGTTGTATTAGGCCGGATTTTGTGTCTTCCAGAAAACTCTTACCGAGCCTGAAAACTAAGAAACCTCAAGAACTGGTGCTGGTGATCGGAACCGGGATCAGTTCGGCAGTAGCACCACAAGTCCCAGCGCTGAAATCTTGGAAGGGGTTAATCCAGGCCCTGCTCGATGCTGCCAACGACTTTGACCTCCTAGAAGAGGAAGAAAGCAAAAAATTTCAGAAGTGTCTCCATGAAGACAAGAACCTGATCCACGTGGCGCACGACCTCATCCAGAAGCTGTCGCCG CGCACCAGTAATGTTCGCTCCACCTTCTTCAAGGACTGTCTGTATGAAGTGTTTGATGACCTGGAGTCCAAGATGGAGGATTCGGGGAAGCAGCTGTTACAGTCCGTGCTGCAGCTGATGGAGAACGGCGCTCTGGTCCTGACAACCAACTTCGACAACCTGCTGGAGATCTACGCGGTTCATCAGGAAAAACAGCTGGAATCCATAGACCTCACCGACGAGAAGAAG GTCCTTGAATGGGCCCAGGAAAAGAAGAAGCTGAGCGTCCTGCACATCCACGGAGTCTACACCAACCCCAGCGGCATCGTCCTCCACCCGGCCGGATACCAGAACGTTCTCAGGAACACGGAGGTCATG CGGGAGATTCAGAAGCTTTACGAAACCAAGTCCTTCCTTTTCCTGGGCTGCGGCCGCACGGTGGACGACACGACGTTCCAGGCCTTGTTCTTGGAGGCGGTGAAACACAAGTCGGACTTGGAACACTTCATGCTGGTTCGTAGGGAAGATGTGGACGAATTCAAGAAGCTGCGGGAGAACATGCTGGACAAGGGGATTAAGGTCATCTCTTATGGCACGGAGTACTCCGATCTACCCGAATACTTCGAGAGACTGGCAAACGAAATCTCCGCAAAGGAACGCACAG GTAACAGCACATGA
- the FAM118B gene encoding protein FAM118B isoform X3 — protein MASALNLKSERLMLIEDGVPVARSPGEKLLPSLKTKKPQELVLVIGTGISSAVAPQVPALKSWKGLIQALLDAANDFDLLEEEESKKFQKCLHEDKNLIHVAHDLIQKLSPRTSNVRSTFFKDCLYEVFDDLESKMEDSGKQLLQSVLQLMENGALVLTTNFDNLLEIYAVHQEKQLESIDLTDEKKVLEWAQEKKKLSVLHIHGVYTNPSGIVLHPAGYQNVLRNTEVMREIQKLYETKSFLFLGCGRTVDDTTFQALFLEAVKHKSDLEHFMLVRREDVDEFKKLRENMLDKGIKVISYGTEYSDLPEYFERLANEISAKERTGQSHGPELSCEAEEESSESRGQILPFSLEVPENSTLDRSTQTEREHVNLLPALPMMPQSIDPPRTNCRWKSSPQPPPPSDSRTIRTMEEQLRSFTTAQEGLRKGIMTKVNVLHLDLCQLAMGVNRNSAVFKKILKVETERNHLLAHMNTNISKLAASLHLLAIQQSANQQELRALFDQQTAAHKETTAGRPHSPSSVTLSPPPSQYRYSMRARTAPALNYSSDLRLRPAKRGRK, from the exons ATGGCTTCTGCCCTGAACCTGAAGTCTGAGAGGCTGATGCTGATAGAGGACGGCGTTCCAGTAGCCAGAAGCCCAGGTGA AAAACTCTTACCGAGCCTGAAAACTAAGAAACCTCAAGAACTGGTGCTGGTGATCGGAACCGGGATCAGTTCGGCAGTAGCACCACAAGTCCCAGCGCTGAAATCTTGGAAGGGGTTAATCCAGGCCCTGCTCGATGCTGCCAACGACTTTGACCTCCTAGAAGAGGAAGAAAGCAAAAAATTTCAGAAGTGTCTCCATGAAGACAAGAACCTGATCCACGTGGCGCACGACCTCATCCAGAAGCTGTCGCCG CGCACCAGTAATGTTCGCTCCACCTTCTTCAAGGACTGTCTGTATGAAGTGTTTGATGACCTGGAGTCCAAGATGGAGGATTCGGGGAAGCAGCTGTTACAGTCCGTGCTGCAGCTGATGGAGAACGGCGCTCTGGTCCTGACAACCAACTTCGACAACCTGCTGGAGATCTACGCGGTTCATCAGGAAAAACAGCTGGAATCCATAGACCTCACCGACGAGAAGAAG GTCCTTGAATGGGCCCAGGAAAAGAAGAAGCTGAGCGTCCTGCACATCCACGGAGTCTACACCAACCCCAGCGGCATCGTCCTCCACCCGGCCGGATACCAGAACGTTCTCAGGAACACGGAGGTCATG CGGGAGATTCAGAAGCTTTACGAAACCAAGTCCTTCCTTTTCCTGGGCTGCGGCCGCACGGTGGACGACACGACGTTCCAGGCCTTGTTCTTGGAGGCGGTGAAACACAAGTCGGACTTGGAACACTTCATGCTGGTTCGTAGGGAAGATGTGGACGAATTCAAGAAGCTGCGGGAGAACATGCTGGACAAGGGGATTAAGGTCATCTCTTATGGCACGGAGTACTCCGATCTACCCGAATACTTCGAGAGACTGGCAAACGAAATCTCCGCAAAGGAACGCACAG GGCAATCACATGGTCCAGAGTTAAGCTGCGAGGCGGAGGAGGAATCTAGTGAATCCCGgggccagattctgccgttttcccTTGAGGTCCCGGAGAACTCTACATTGGACAGGTCTACACAGACGGAGCGAGAACATGTCAACCTGCTGCCCGCATTACCCATGATGCCTCAGTCCATCGATCCACCGCGGACCAACTGTCGCTGGAAATCCTCTCCGCAGCCGCCACCTCCGAGCGACAGCCGGACTATACGGACGATGGAGGAGCAGCTGAGGAGCTTCACAACCGCGCAGGAAGGGTTACGGAAGGGAATAATGACCAAAGTGAACGTGTTACACCTAGACTTGTGCCAGCTCGCCATGGGCGTTAACCGGAACAGCGCCGTGTTTAAGAAAATCTTAAAGGTGGAGACGGAGAGAAACCATCTGCTCGCTCACATGAACACCAACATCAGCAAACTCGCTGCAAGCTTACACCTACTGGCGATCCAGCAGAGCGCCAACCAGCAGGAGCTCCGAGCCTTGTTTGACCAGCAGACGGCAGCACATAAGGAAACGACCGCCGGACGGCCACATTCACCCTCATCCGTCACGTTATCCCCTCCTCCCTCCCAGTACCGCTACTCCATGCGAGCCAGAACAGCACCGGCTTTAAACTACAGCTCAGACCTGAGGCTGCGGCCTGCAAAGAGAGGGCGGAAATAA